The following proteins are co-located in the Salinigranum halophilum genome:
- a CDS encoding MBL fold metallo-hydrolase: MAQQFPDLGHEVPEITAEALKRRLDAGEAWTLLDTRRPADFDAWQLTHPNIESVNVPFTAFLDGDDPAGDVPEGVPPRDADRPLVTCCAKGISSLYVAEFLTRAGWNVYGLADGMEGWARLYESHEVDADTDATVHQYHRPSSGCLAYLVVSGDEALVVDPLRAFADRYVEDAREHGAEVVAVVDTHVHADHVSGVRDVASATGADVLLPAGAADRGLAFDATLVSDGDSLGVGESVVDVVALPGHTTEMTGYRVDDVLFAGDSVFVDSVARPDLEDADEAAVERAARALYETVQSIAAMPDDTVVASNHAGEHTPRAEDGTYTARVGDLRESLAAFSMDESAFVAFVTDDLPPQPNEYQTIIAANLGREDVDDAEAFELELGPNNCAAG; encoded by the coding sequence ATGGCTCAGCAGTTCCCCGACCTCGGACACGAGGTCCCCGAGATCACCGCCGAGGCGTTGAAGCGGCGACTCGACGCGGGCGAAGCGTGGACGCTCCTCGACACCCGCCGTCCCGCCGACTTCGACGCGTGGCAGTTGACGCATCCGAACATCGAGTCGGTGAACGTCCCCTTCACGGCGTTCCTCGACGGTGACGACCCGGCCGGGGACGTCCCCGAGGGCGTCCCTCCACGGGACGCCGACCGGCCGCTCGTCACCTGCTGTGCGAAGGGTATCTCGAGCCTCTACGTGGCCGAGTTCCTCACCCGCGCGGGCTGGAACGTCTACGGCCTCGCCGACGGGATGGAGGGGTGGGCACGGCTGTACGAGTCCCACGAGGTCGACGCCGACACGGACGCGACGGTCCACCAGTACCACCGACCCTCTTCGGGCTGTCTGGCGTACCTCGTCGTCTCAGGCGACGAGGCGCTCGTCGTCGACCCCCTCAGGGCGTTCGCCGACCGCTACGTCGAAGACGCTCGCGAACACGGTGCCGAGGTCGTCGCCGTCGTCGACACCCACGTCCACGCCGACCACGTCAGCGGCGTGCGCGACGTCGCCTCGGCGACCGGTGCCGACGTACTGCTTCCTGCGGGCGCGGCGGACCGGGGGCTGGCGTTCGACGCGACGCTCGTCTCCGACGGGGACAGCCTCGGCGTGGGCGAGTCGGTGGTCGACGTGGTCGCGCTGCCGGGACACACGACGGAGATGACCGGTTACCGCGTCGACGACGTCCTCTTCGCCGGCGACTCGGTGTTCGTCGATAGCGTCGCCCGCCCGGACCTCGAAGACGCCGACGAGGCGGCCGTCGAACGCGCCGCTCGGGCGCTGTACGAGACGGTCCAGTCGATAGCCGCGATGCCCGACGACACCGTCGTCGCGTCGAACCACGCCGGCGAGCACACGCCCCGCGCCGAGGACGGGACGTACACCGCGCGCGTCGGCGACCTCCGCGAGTCGCTCGCGGCGTTCTCGATGGACGAGTCGGCGTTCGTCGCGTTCGTGACCGACGACCTGCCGCCGCAGCCGAACGAGTATCAGACGATTATCGCGGCCAACCTCGGCCGCGAGGACGTCGACGACGCCGAGGCGTTCGAACTGGAACTCGGCCCGAACAACTGCGCGGCCGGGTGA
- a CDS encoding HalOD1 output domain-containing protein produces MSDSVLVRARFDPSSDRSVSVTIAEALALVAESALDLPPLAHTIDTDSLDALFTTGGDTTGTTPPSELRLTFPYLQWQVTVTGAGEIVIGARSGREAPSG; encoded by the coding sequence ATGAGCGACAGCGTCCTCGTCCGGGCGCGGTTCGACCCCTCGTCCGACCGTTCGGTCTCGGTCACCATCGCCGAGGCGCTCGCACTGGTCGCGGAGTCGGCGCTCGACCTCCCGCCGCTGGCACACACCATCGACACCGACTCGCTCGACGCGCTGTTCACGACGGGGGGCGACACCACGGGCACCACCCCACCGAGCGAGCTGCGGCTCACGTTCCCGTACCTGCAGTGGCAGGTGACCGTCACGGGCGCGGGCGAAATCGTCATCGGCGCCCGGTCGGGTCGCGAGGCACCGAGCGGCTGA
- the purF gene encoding amidophosphoribosyltransferase: MAHGRDTLPEGPTEKCGVVGLSLADRAAARPIYYSLYALQHRGQESAGIVTHDGFQQHDHVDMGLVGDAFSESDLAGLNGTTGIGHVRYPTAGSVDKSCAQPFTVSFKSGSLALSHNGNLVNADEIRDTLAEKGHAFTSDGDTEVIAHDLARNLLEGDLVRAVKATMGRIHGSYSLTIMHDDTVLGLRDPEGNRPLCLGKLEDGYVLASESAAIDTLGGELVRDVRPGELVLLASDGSGYDSFQLVERENTARCFFEHVYFARPDSRIDGTLVYQARRALGRKLWEESGVDSDVVMPVPDSGRAFASGYAEAAQDDGADVEFAEGLMKNRYVGRTFIMPTQDERERAVRLKLNPIRSTIEGRSVTIIDDSIVRGTTSRQLVSLLRDAGADEVHVRIGAPPIIAPCYMGIDMATRDELIAADRSVADIRDEIGADSLSYLSIDAVAESLSASKADLCLGCVTGQYPYDIDGEETDRPVERPAVTDSPPADD; the protein is encoded by the coding sequence ATGGCACACGGGCGGGACACACTCCCGGAGGGACCGACAGAGAAGTGCGGGGTCGTCGGTCTCTCGTTGGCCGACCGAGCCGCTGCACGGCCCATCTACTACTCACTCTACGCCCTCCAGCACCGGGGCCAGGAGTCGGCGGGTATCGTCACTCACGACGGGTTCCAACAGCACGACCACGTCGACATGGGGCTCGTGGGCGACGCCTTCTCCGAGTCCGACCTCGCGGGGCTGAACGGGACGACGGGCATCGGACACGTCCGCTACCCGACGGCCGGGAGCGTCGACAAGTCCTGCGCGCAACCCTTTACCGTCTCGTTCAAGTCGGGGTCGCTCGCGCTGTCGCACAACGGCAACCTCGTCAACGCCGACGAGATCCGCGACACCCTCGCCGAGAAGGGTCACGCCTTCACCTCCGACGGCGACACCGAAGTCATCGCCCACGACCTCGCGCGCAACCTCCTCGAGGGCGACCTCGTCCGCGCGGTGAAGGCGACGATGGGCCGCATCCACGGCTCGTACTCGCTCACCATCATGCACGACGACACCGTACTCGGTCTCCGGGACCCCGAGGGTAATCGCCCGCTCTGCCTCGGGAAACTCGAAGACGGCTACGTGCTCGCCTCGGAGTCGGCGGCCATCGACACGCTGGGCGGAGAACTGGTGCGAGACGTCCGCCCCGGAGAACTCGTTCTGCTCGCCAGCGACGGCTCCGGGTACGACTCCTTCCAGCTCGTCGAACGGGAGAACACGGCCCGCTGTTTCTTCGAACACGTCTACTTCGCCCGTCCCGACTCGCGCATCGACGGCACGCTCGTCTACCAGGCTCGCCGCGCCCTCGGCCGGAAGCTCTGGGAGGAAAGCGGCGTCGACTCCGACGTCGTCATGCCCGTCCCCGACTCCGGCCGGGCGTTCGCCTCCGGGTACGCAGAGGCCGCACAGGACGACGGCGCGGACGTCGAGTTCGCCGAGGGGCTCATGAAGAACCGCTACGTCGGTCGGACGTTCATCATGCCCACGCAGGACGAGCGCGAACGCGCCGTCCGGCTGAAACTGAACCCCATCCGAAGCACCATCGAGGGGCGCTCCGTGACCATCATCGACGACAGCATCGTCCGCGGCACCACCTCTCGACAGCTGGTGAGCCTGCTGCGGGACGCCGGGGCCGACGAGGTCCACGTCCGCATCGGTGCGCCGCCCATCATCGCCCCGTGTTACATGGGTATCGACATGGCCACGCGCGACGAACTCATCGCCGCGGACCGCTCCGTCGCGGACATCCGCGACGAGATCGGTGCCGACTCGCTGTCGTACCTCTCCATCGACGCCGTCGCCGAATCGCTCTCGGCCTCGAAGGCGGACCTCTGTCTCGGCTGCGTCACCGGGCAGTACCCGTACGACATCGACGGCGAGGAGACCGACCGGCCGGTCGAGCGCCCGGCCGTGACCGACTCGCCACCGGCCGACGACTGA
- a CDS encoding 50S ribosomal protein L37e, which yields MTGAGTPSQGKKNKTTHVKCRRCGEKSYHVKKKACASCGFGKSAKRREYAWQSKAGDN from the coding sequence ATGACTGGCGCAGGAACGCCGAGCCAAGGCAAGAAGAACAAGACGACTCACGTGAAGTGCCGCCGCTGCGGCGAGAAGTCCTACCACGTGAAGAAGAAGGCCTGTGCGTCCTGTGGCTTCGGGAAGTCGGCCAAGCGCCGCGAGTACGCCTGGCAGTCGAAAGCCGGCGACAACTGA
- a CDS encoding LSM domain-containing protein produces MSGRPLDVLEASLDALVTVHLKDGTIYHGVLAGYDQHMNLVLENDEMGEDVHGDLDATAVQDTTIIRGDNVVTITT; encoded by the coding sequence ATGAGCGGACGACCGCTGGACGTACTCGAGGCGTCGCTCGACGCGCTCGTCACGGTCCATCTCAAAGACGGTACCATCTATCACGGTGTCCTCGCGGGCTACGACCAGCACATGAACCTGGTGCTCGAGAACGACGAGATGGGCGAGGACGTCCACGGCGACCTCGACGCCACCGCAGTGCAAGACACAACGATTATACGCGGCGACAACGTCGTGACCATAACAACATGA
- a CDS encoding RNase J family beta-CASP ribonuclease, with protein sequence MEIEIATIGGYEEVGRQMTAVRAGDDVVVFDMGLNLSQVLIHDNVETEQMHSLDLIDMGAIPDDRVMSDLEGDVKAIVPTHGHLDHIGAISKLAHRYDAPIVATPFTIELVRQQIEGENKFNVNNDLVKMSAGETMSIGERVDLEFVNVTHSIIDAINPVLHTPEGAIVYGLDKRMDHTPVIGDPIDMKRFREIGREGNGVLAYIEDCTNAGRKGRTPSESVARRHLRDVMTSIEDYDGGIVATTFSSHIARVTSLVEFAKDIGRQPVLLGRSMEKYSGTAERLGFVDFPDDVGMYGHRKSVDRTFKRIMNEGKEDYLPIVTGHQGEPRAMLTRMGRGETPFELDDGDKVIFSARVIPEPTNEGQRYQSEKLLKMQGARIYDDIHVSGHLREEGHYTMLQALQPKHIIPAHQDLKGFSPYVDLAESQGYALGRDLHVTRNGNMIQLVD encoded by the coding sequence ATGGAAATCGAAATCGCAACAATCGGCGGCTACGAGGAAGTCGGCCGGCAGATGACTGCCGTCCGCGCAGGTGACGACGTCGTCGTCTTCGACATGGGTCTGAACCTCTCGCAGGTTCTCATCCACGACAACGTCGAAACCGAACAGATGCACAGTCTCGACCTGATCGACATGGGCGCCATCCCCGACGACCGGGTGATGAGCGACCTCGAGGGCGACGTGAAGGCCATCGTGCCGACGCACGGCCACCTCGACCACATCGGTGCCATCTCCAAACTGGCACACCGCTACGACGCCCCCATCGTCGCGACGCCCTTCACCATCGAACTCGTCCGTCAGCAGATCGAGGGCGAGAACAAGTTCAACGTCAACAACGACCTGGTGAAGATGTCCGCCGGTGAGACGATGTCTATCGGCGAGCGCGTCGACCTCGAGTTCGTCAACGTGACGCACTCGATCATCGACGCCATCAACCCCGTCCTCCACACGCCCGAGGGGGCCATCGTCTACGGTCTCGACAAGCGCATGGACCACACGCCGGTCATCGGTGACCCCATCGACATGAAGCGCTTCCGCGAGATCGGACGCGAGGGCAACGGCGTGCTGGCGTACATCGAGGACTGTACCAACGCCGGGCGCAAGGGCCGCACGCCCTCGGAGTCGGTCGCCCGTCGCCACCTCCGCGACGTGATGACCTCCATCGAGGACTACGACGGCGGTATCGTCGCGACGACCTTCTCGTCGCACATCGCCCGCGTCACCTCGCTCGTCGAGTTCGCGAAGGACATCGGTCGCCAGCCCGTCCTCCTCGGCCGGTCGATGGAGAAGTACTCCGGGACGGCCGAACGACTGGGCTTCGTCGACTTCCCCGACGACGTCGGGATGTACGGCCACCGCAAGTCGGTCGACCGGACGTTCAAGCGCATCATGAACGAGGGCAAGGAGGACTACCTCCCCATCGTGACGGGCCACCAGGGCGAGCCGCGTGCGATGCTCACCCGGATGGGCCGCGGCGAGACGCCGTTCGAACTCGACGACGGCGACAAGGTCATCTTCTCCGCCCGCGTCATCCCCGAGCCGACGAACGAGGGGCAGCGCTACCAGTCGGAGAAGCTCCTGAAGATGCAGGGCGCACGCATCTACGACGACATCCACGTCTCGGGTCACCTCCGCGAAGAGGGTCACTACACGATGCTGCAGGCGCTCCAGCCCAAACACATCATCCCGGCCCACCAGGACCTCAAGGGCTTCTCGCCGTACGTCGACCTCGCCGAGAGTCAGGGCTACGCCCTCGGCCGTGACCTGCACGTCACGCGGAACGGCAACATGATCCAGCTGGTGGACTGA